A genomic segment from Desulfuromonas thiophila encodes:
- the pcnB gene encoding polynucleotide adenylyltransferase PcnB encodes MTEPVILPRTEHDLSRRRIDENSLKVLYRLQQHGYKAYLVGGGVRDLLLGRQPKDFDIGTDATPEQIRKLFRNCRLIGRRFRLAHILFGDNERIEVATFRRKPLDAEVPDDDPFFCENQFGTPEQDAFRRDFTINALFYNIEDFSIIDYVGGLEDLRLGRIRVIGDADERFVEDPVRMLRALEFAARLGFELDDAIAPAIGRRAAGIALAAPARLREEVLELFRHKVAGKVLQKADRYGLLADLLPDLQPSRELFDLLRQVDVRTASGTAIDESLALAALYLPAFRQRLVEGSLAEVFKQANALLVPHCQRYSIACGIRHQARELLVGFYRFARGRGHRGEQRFLRHPAAAQAFVLFQLWWEASRQEGELLESWRRALAGEEAPAAKVGAPGRRRPRRRGGRRRSKKTAAPAPE; translated from the coding sequence ATGACAGAACCGGTCATCCTGCCCCGCACCGAGCACGATTTGTCCCGCCGGCGGATCGACGAAAACAGCCTTAAGGTGCTCTACCGTCTACAGCAGCACGGTTACAAGGCCTATCTGGTGGGTGGCGGCGTGCGCGATCTGCTGCTGGGGCGTCAGCCGAAGGATTTCGATATTGGTACCGACGCCACGCCGGAGCAGATTCGCAAGTTGTTCCGCAACTGCCGTCTGATTGGCCGCCGCTTTCGGCTGGCCCATATCCTGTTTGGTGACAACGAGCGCATCGAGGTGGCCACCTTTCGGCGCAAGCCGCTGGATGCCGAGGTGCCGGACGACGACCCCTTTTTCTGTGAAAACCAGTTTGGCACGCCCGAGCAGGACGCCTTCCGCCGCGATTTCACCATCAACGCGCTGTTTTACAATATTGAGGATTTTTCCATCATCGATTATGTCGGCGGGCTGGAGGATCTGCGCCTGGGCCGTATCCGCGTGATTGGTGATGCCGACGAGCGTTTTGTCGAGGATCCCGTGCGGATGCTGCGGGCGCTGGAGTTTGCCGCCCGCCTTGGCTTCGAGCTGGACGACGCCATTGCGCCGGCCATTGGCCGGCGGGCCGCCGGGATTGCACTGGCGGCGCCGGCCCGGCTGCGCGAGGAGGTGCTGGAACTGTTCCGCCACAAGGTGGCTGGCAAGGTGCTGCAGAAGGCGGACCGGTATGGCCTGCTGGCCGATCTGCTACCTGATCTGCAACCCAGTCGCGAACTGTTCGATCTGTTGCGGCAGGTCGATGTGCGCACCGCCAGTGGCACCGCCATTGACGAATCCCTGGCGCTGGCCGCTCTCTATCTGCCGGCATTCCGCCAGCGGCTGGTTGAAGGGTCTCTGGCCGAGGTGTTCAAACAGGCCAATGCGCTGCTGGTGCCCCACTGCCAGCGCTATTCCATTGCTTGTGGTATCCGCCATCAGGCGCGGGAACTGCTGGTCGGTTTTTACCGTTTCGCCCGTGGTCGCGGGCATCGGGGGGAACAGCGGTTTTTGCGGCATCCTGCGGCGGCGCAGGCCTTTGTGCTGTTTCAGCTGTGGTGGGAGGCAAGTCGGCAGGAAGGCGAGTTGCTGGAAAGCTGGCGTCGTGCCCTGGCCGGCGAGGAAGCCCCTGCTGCCAAGGTGGGCGCTCCCGGTCGGCGCCGGCCGCGCCGCCGGGGTGGCCGGCGCCGGAGCAAGAAAACGGCTGCGCCGGCGCCGGAGTAG
- a CDS encoding VOC family protein, whose amino-acid sequence MALTLTLAVDDLGRSEIFYRQFLDLPVERLYLDDNAPATSCAGLLIRQDGAHLLLRPAAALEARHPAAFSHLQRHQRGVGLALDFNRADLAPLRRSLQRQHWPLLYELSDDEHGFTELWFYDPDRYLLRFASFTCPGV is encoded by the coding sequence ATGGCCCTGACCCTGACTCTGGCGGTGGACGACCTCGGCCGCAGCGAAATCTTCTATCGCCAGTTCCTTGATCTGCCGGTGGAACGGCTTTACCTCGACGACAACGCCCCGGCCACAAGCTGCGCCGGCCTGCTCATCCGCCAGGACGGCGCCCACCTGCTGCTGCGACCGGCTGCGGCCCTGGAGGCGCGCCATCCAGCCGCCTTCAGCCATCTGCAACGCCATCAGCGCGGCGTGGGTCTGGCCCTCGACTTCAACCGTGCCGATCTCGCTCCTTTGCGCCGCAGCCTGCAACGCCAGCACTGGCCACTGCTGTACGAACTTAGCGACGATGAACACGGCTTCACCGAACTCTGGTTTTATGACCCCGATCGCTACCTGCTGCGTTTCGCCAGCTTCACCTGTCCCGGCGTCTGA
- the folK gene encoding 2-amino-4-hydroxy-6-hydroxymethyldihydropteridine diphosphokinase has protein sequence MKRAGKPLWQQAWIGLGSNQGDRLALVRLGRAELAATEGVRLEASSALYCTAPVGGPAGQADFYNAVVQLATRLSPLELLRRCLAIEQRAGRKRLQHWGPRTLDLDLLLYDATCITTAELCLPHPRLHQRAFVLRPLCDLVPHLRHPGLGRSLAELLAALPAGPAVVRLRSDW, from the coding sequence ATGAAAAGGGCCGGCAAGCCATTGTGGCAGCAGGCCTGGATCGGGCTGGGCAGTAACCAGGGTGACCGGCTGGCGCTAGTGCGCCTTGGCCGGGCTGAACTGGCGGCGACTGAGGGTGTTCGGCTGGAAGCCAGTTCGGCGCTGTACTGCACGGCGCCGGTGGGTGGGCCGGCCGGTCAGGCCGATTTCTACAATGCTGTGGTGCAGTTGGCAACCCGCCTGTCACCCCTTGAGCTGTTGCGCCGCTGTCTGGCCATCGAACAGCGGGCCGGTCGTAAGCGTTTGCAGCACTGGGGGCCACGCACCCTCGATCTTGATCTGCTGCTTTATGATGCGACCTGTATCACCACGGCCGAGCTCTGTCTGCCGCATCCTCGGCTGCACCAACGTGCCTTCGTTTTGCGGCCGCTGTGCGATCTGGTGCCGCACCTGCGCCATCCCGGCCTGGGTCGGTCGCTAGCCGAACTGCTGGCGGCCTTGCCAGCAGGGCCGGCGGTGGTACGCCTGCGTAGCGACTGGTAA
- the fsa gene encoding fructose-6-phosphate aldolase, translated as MEFFIDTAIVDEIRQASALGLVDGVTTNPSLIAKSGRDFKEVIREIASIVNGPISAEVIALDAEGMLAEGRDLAAIHPNIVIKVPMTEEGLKAVRQFSAEGIRTNVTLIFSPLQALLAAKAGASYVSPFVGRLDDVGHEGLEGVEQIRTIFDNYGFNTKIIVASVRHPLHILNAALMAADICTIPFSVMQQLAKHPLTDIGIAKFLADWQKMQQS; from the coding sequence ATGGAATTTTTTATCGATACCGCCATTGTTGACGAAATCCGCCAGGCCAGCGCCCTCGGTCTGGTGGACGGCGTGACCACCAATCCGTCGTTGATCGCCAAGAGCGGCCGCGATTTCAAAGAGGTGATCCGGGAAATCGCCAGCATTGTCAACGGCCCGATCTCGGCCGAGGTCATTGCGTTGGATGCCGAGGGCATGCTGGCCGAAGGCCGCGACCTGGCCGCCATTCATCCGAATATCGTTATCAAGGTGCCCATGACCGAGGAGGGCCTTAAGGCGGTGCGCCAGTTCAGCGCCGAGGGCATCCGCACCAATGTGACGTTGATCTTCTCGCCGTTGCAGGCGCTGCTGGCGGCCAAGGCCGGGGCCAGCTATGTGTCGCCCTTTGTCGGCCGCCTCGACGATGTCGGCCACGAGGGTCTCGAAGGCGTTGAGCAGATCCGCACCATCTTCGACAATTACGGCTTCAATACCAAGATCATTGTCGCTTCGGTACGCCACCCGCTGCACATTCTCAACGCGGCGCTGATGGCGGCGGATATTTGCACCATTCCGTTCTCGGTGATGCAGCAATTGGCCAAGCATCCGCTGACCGATATCGGCATCGCCAAGTTTTTGGCTGATTGGCAGAAGATGCAGCAAAGCTAG
- a CDS encoding alpha/beta hydrolase, whose product MKLLLVLLFAVLGAACGYSLLVARRQADRLLAHPLIVRRRRYADDPAREPATLLQTAGLAARPLCLTSADGLHLNAWYLPAAGSASLILLHGYKMDCGEMVPYAQLLGRHGFGVLLLDLRGHGNSAGEDIRFGQQEWQDIAAAADFLYQRNPAGAIGLLGNSMGGALALCYAARDPRIAAVVAHSPYASVRHSLRRGVKRFTGLPAFPFVPLIRLHSRTRVDLDASDIAPLACIGQIAPRPVLLLMGGRDSVVEPSGAFALQQAGGDHCQLWYEPELEHVAFLHERPAQFEQRLISFLRQHLLAQEESPGR is encoded by the coding sequence ATGAAACTGCTTCTTGTGCTTCTGTTTGCGGTGCTCGGCGCCGCTTGCGGCTACAGTCTGCTGGTAGCCCGGCGCCAGGCCGACCGGCTACTGGCGCATCCGCTGATCGTGCGCCGGCGCCGCTACGCCGACGATCCCGCCCGTGAACCCGCCACCCTGCTGCAGACGGCGGGCCTGGCCGCCCGCCCCCTGTGTCTGACCAGCGCCGATGGCCTGCACCTCAACGCCTGGTATCTGCCGGCGGCGGGCAGCGCCAGCCTGATTCTGCTGCACGGCTACAAGATGGATTGCGGCGAAATGGTGCCCTACGCCCAACTGCTGGGCCGCCACGGCTTCGGCGTTCTGCTGCTCGATCTGCGCGGCCACGGCAACAGTGCCGGCGAGGACATCCGTTTCGGCCAGCAGGAATGGCAGGACATCGCCGCCGCCGCCGACTTTCTGTACCAGCGAAATCCGGCAGGCGCCATCGGTCTGCTGGGCAACTCCATGGGTGGGGCCCTGGCGTTGTGCTACGCCGCCCGCGATCCGCGCATCGCCGCCGTGGTGGCCCATTCCCCCTACGCCAGCGTACGCCACAGCCTACGGCGCGGGGTCAAGCGCTTTACCGGCCTGCCCGCCTTTCCCTTCGTGCCGCTGATACGGCTGCACAGCCGCACTCGGGTCGACCTCGATGCCAGCGATATCGCGCCCCTGGCCTGCATCGGCCAGATCGCGCCGCGACCGGTGCTGCTGCTGATGGGGGGGCGGGACAGTGTGGTAGAGCCCTCCGGCGCCTTTGCCCTGCAACAGGCCGGCGGCGACCACTGCCAGCTGTGGTACGAGCCGGAACTGGAGCATGTGGCCTTTCTGCACGAGCGGCCGGCCCAGTTCGAACAACGGCTGATCAGCTTCCTGCGCCAGCATCTGCTGGCGCAGGAAGAGTCACCAGGGCGCTAG
- the ettA gene encoding energy-dependent translational throttle protein EttA, with product MSEDSKKIIYSMMRVSKNYNKQPVIRDISLSYFYGAKIGVLGLNGSGKSSLLRIMAGVDKDFNGEAVLSPGYSVGYLEQEPQLDESKTVRQCVEEGVQETVDLLREFEEINLKFAEPMDDDAMAALCERQAEVQDRLDALEAWELDSRLDLAMEALRCPPADTPVKVLSGGEKRRVALCRLLLQKPDILLLDEPTNHLDAETVGWLEQHLQRYAGTVIAVTHDRYFLDNVAGWILELDRGEGIPWKGNYSSWLEQKQKRLQQEEKSASARQRTLERELEWIRMSPKGRHAKSKARISAYEKLLGEEGQKHQGDMEIYIPPGPRLGDQVIEAEAVRKAYGDRLLVDNLTFKLPRGGIVGVIGPNGAGKTTLFRMISGQETPDSGSLTVGSSVTLAYVDQSRDSLAGDKTIWQEISGGQESMLLGSREVNSRAYVARFNFSGSDQQKKVGQLSGGERNRVHLAKMLSSGANVLLLDEPTNDLDVNTMRALEEALESFAGCAVIISHDRWFLDRIATHILAFEGDSQVVWFEGNYSEYEQDRKKRLGRDADQPHRIRYRQLTRD from the coding sequence ATGAGTGAAGACAGCAAGAAGATCATCTATTCCATGATGCGGGTGAGCAAGAACTATAATAAGCAGCCCGTTATCCGCGATATTTCCCTGTCGTATTTTTATGGTGCCAAGATTGGCGTGCTGGGCCTGAATGGTTCGGGCAAGAGCTCCCTGCTGCGCATTATGGCCGGGGTTGACAAGGACTTCAACGGCGAAGCGGTGCTGTCGCCCGGATACAGCGTTGGCTATCTGGAGCAGGAGCCGCAGCTGGATGAAAGCAAGACCGTGCGGCAGTGCGTTGAGGAAGGCGTGCAGGAGACGGTTGATCTGCTGCGTGAATTCGAGGAAATCAACCTGAAGTTCGCCGAACCCATGGACGACGATGCCATGGCGGCCCTGTGCGAGCGGCAGGCCGAGGTGCAGGACCGGCTTGATGCCCTGGAGGCCTGGGAGCTGGATTCGCGGCTTGATCTGGCCATGGAGGCCTTGCGTTGTCCGCCGGCCGACACGCCGGTGAAGGTGCTCTCCGGTGGTGAGAAGCGCCGGGTGGCACTGTGTCGCCTGCTGCTGCAGAAGCCGGACATTCTGTTGCTGGACGAGCCGACCAACCATCTTGATGCGGAAACGGTTGGCTGGCTGGAGCAGCATCTGCAGCGCTATGCCGGCACCGTCATCGCCGTGACCCACGACCGCTATTTTCTCGACAACGTGGCGGGCTGGATTCTCGAACTTGATCGCGGTGAAGGCATCCCCTGGAAGGGTAACTACTCCTCCTGGCTGGAACAGAAGCAGAAGCGTCTGCAGCAGGAGGAAAAGAGCGCCTCGGCCCGCCAGCGCACGCTGGAGCGCGAGCTGGAATGGATCCGCATGTCACCCAAGGGCCGGCACGCCAAGAGCAAGGCACGCATCAGCGCCTACGAAAAACTGCTGGGTGAGGAAGGCCAGAAACACCAGGGCGATATGGAAATCTACATTCCGCCCGGTCCGCGCCTGGGCGATCAGGTGATTGAGGCCGAGGCCGTGCGCAAGGCCTATGGCGACCGCTTGCTGGTGGACAATCTGACCTTCAAGCTGCCGCGTGGCGGTATCGTCGGGGTGATCGGTCCCAACGGCGCCGGCAAGACCACCCTGTTCCGCATGATCAGCGGTCAGGAAACGCCGGACAGCGGCAGCCTGACGGTCGGCAGCAGTGTCACGCTGGCCTATGTCGATCAGAGCCGCGACAGCCTCGCTGGCGACAAGACCATCTGGCAGGAGATCAGCGGCGGCCAGGAAAGCATGCTGCTGGGCAGCCGTGAGGTCAACTCGCGCGCTTATGTCGCCCGTTTCAATTTTTCCGGCAGCGATCAGCAGAAGAAGGTTGGCCAGCTCTCCGGCGGTGAGCGCAACCGCGTCCATCTGGCCAAGATGCTCAGCAGTGGTGCCAACGTGCTGCTGCTGGACGAACCGACCAACGATCTGGATGTCAACACCATGCGGGCGCTGGAGGAGGCGCTGGAGAGCTTTGCCGGCTGCGCCGTCATTATCAGTCACGACCGCTGGTTTCTTGACCGCATCGCCACCCATATCCTGGCCTTCGAGGGCGACAGCCAGGTGGTCTGGTTCGAGGGCAACTACAGTGAATATGAGCAGGATCGCAAAAAACGGCTGGGCCGTGATGCCGACCAGCCGCACCGCATCCGTTACCGCCAGCTGACGCGCGACTGA
- a CDS encoding MgtC/SapB family protein, with the protein MVDVSWLFLDTRLLDTPVLAMLVKLLLAFIAGSLIGIEREKHGRPAGLRTHVLVCTASCLMMVISEGLYLKYAHLMADSAVRLDPGRIGAQIIAGIGFLGAGVILKEGVSIRGLTTAACLWFAAGVGMAFGAGMFLTGGFATALALVALMAMKKLEPVIKKDRFLNLCVLCHAEVDLLPQLQQLFDEFHLRITDVEQELDLEHDRRRYTFVVTQHRQRIGHELLQRIVPLEGVLKVRYK; encoded by the coding sequence ATGGTTGATGTCTCCTGGCTGTTTCTCGATACCCGCCTGCTGGATACTCCCGTGCTGGCCATGCTGGTCAAGTTGCTGCTGGCTTTCATTGCCGGCAGCCTGATTGGCATTGAGCGCGAAAAGCATGGCCGGCCCGCTGGCCTGCGCACCCATGTGCTGGTGTGCACCGCGTCCTGTCTGATGATGGTCATTTCCGAGGGGTTGTACCTGAAATACGCCCATCTGATGGCCGATAGCGCCGTGCGGCTCGATCCGGGCCGCATTGGCGCGCAGATCATTGCCGGCATCGGCTTTCTCGGGGCTGGCGTGATTCTCAAGGAGGGGGTCAGTATCCGCGGCCTGACCACGGCGGCCTGCCTGTGGTTCGCCGCCGGGGTCGGCATGGCCTTTGGAGCCGGCATGTTTCTGACCGGCGGTTTTGCCACGGCATTGGCGCTGGTGGCGCTGATGGCGATGAAGAAACTCGAACCGGTGATCAAGAAGGACCGCTTTCTCAATCTGTGCGTTCTCTGTCATGCCGAGGTCGATCTGCTGCCGCAGTTGCAGCAGTTGTTTGACGAGTTTCACCTGCGGATTACCGACGTGGAGCAGGAACTGGATCTGGAACATGACCGGCGGCGCTATACGTTTGTCGTCACCCAGCATCGTCAGCGGATTGGACACGAGTTGCTGCAGCGCATCGTGCCACTGGAGGGGGTGCTGAAGGTGCGCTACAAATAG
- a CDS encoding chemotaxis protein CheD: MTSPASPSRYPFLHDPTLTRISLYPGDHVVVSDSNSLLTTVLGSCIAVCLFDPQRRVCGMNHFMLSEASHRDDRLLHSEAGRYGVYAMELLINGLMQQGASRSQLRAKVFGGAALFGQQSTTPQTSIGLLNVRFVEDFLRREGIPVIGQAVGGNQGRVIYFLSSSYSVYVRSIAHNRGQQLQSQETAYQRALRRLRAQADNSVTLWRD, from the coding sequence ATGACCAGTCCGGCGAGCCCGAGTCGCTATCCGTTTCTGCACGACCCGACCCTGACCCGCATCAGCCTCTATCCCGGCGACCATGTGGTGGTCAGCGACAGCAACAGCCTGCTGACCACGGTGCTGGGTTCCTGCATCGCCGTCTGTCTGTTCGACCCGCAACGGCGCGTCTGCGGCATGAACCATTTCATGCTCAGCGAAGCCAGCCACCGCGATGACCGCTTGCTACACTCAGAAGCCGGCCGTTACGGCGTCTACGCCATGGAACTGCTGATCAATGGCCTGATGCAACAGGGCGCCAGCCGGTCACAACTACGTGCCAAGGTCTTCGGTGGCGCCGCCCTGTTTGGCCAGCAGAGCACTACCCCGCAAACCAGTATCGGCCTGCTCAACGTCCGCTTTGTCGAAGATTTTCTGCGCCGCGAAGGCATCCCGGTGATCGGCCAGGCCGTCGGCGGCAACCAGGGGCGGGTCATCTATTTCCTCAGTTCGAGCTACAGCGTGTACGTCCGCAGCATCGCCCACAACCGTGGCCAACAACTGCAAAGCCAGGAAACCGCCTATCAGCGTGCCCTGCGCCGGCTGCGCGCGCAAGCCGACAACAGCGTCACCCTCTGGCGCGACTGA
- a CDS encoding tRNA (mnm(5)s(2)U34)-methyltransferase, producing MTASAAQLLDLSSWSHRLSAEVLGPGDLAVDLTAGRGHDCLHLARCVASDRCGTVLAFDIQEEAIASSLALLHAAGLPAERICRPQQIGPHGNFLAALSHERLELFLPRQPKVVLANLGYLPGGDHRTATGTASSLRTAQDALAALLPGGRLLLVSYTGHPGGLEEYQGLQHHLATLSPRNWQVLELRPLGRSNAPVLLVAEKRAPRL from the coding sequence ATGACAGCATCCGCTGCCCAACTGCTCGACCTCAGCAGCTGGAGTCACCGTCTCAGCGCCGAGGTGCTTGGTCCCGGCGATCTGGCGGTGGATCTGACCGCCGGCCGCGGCCACGACTGCCTGCATCTGGCCCGCTGCGTCGCCAGCGACCGCTGCGGCACGGTGCTGGCCTTCGACATCCAGGAGGAAGCCATCGCCAGCAGTCTGGCCCTGTTGCACGCGGCCGGCCTGCCGGCCGAGCGCATCTGCCGTCCCCAGCAGATTGGCCCGCACGGTAATTTTCTGGCCGCCCTGAGCCACGAACGGCTGGAGCTGTTCCTGCCACGCCAACCGAAGGTGGTGTTGGCCAATCTCGGCTACCTGCCCGGCGGCGACCACCGCACCGCCACCGGCACCGCCAGCAGCCTGCGCACCGCACAGGACGCCCTTGCTGCCCTGCTACCCGGCGGCCGGCTGCTGCTGGTAAGCTATACCGGCCATCCCGGTGGCCTGGAGGAATACCAGGGACTGCAGCACCATCTCGCCACCCTGTCACCACGGAACTGGCAGGTGCTGGAGCTGAGGCCGCTGGGCCGCAGCAACGCGCCTGTGCTGCTGGTGGCGGAAAAAAGGGCGCCACGCCTCTGA
- a CDS encoding NifS family cysteine desulfurase: MERIYLDNNATTLVDPAVREAMEPFYCHMYGNPNSLHSFGIEVRPYLNRAMEQLYAGIEADDEDNIIVNSCATEGNNTVILGMYFSLLKETRKKRIVTTQLEHPSIREACRFLENHGVKVTYLAPDSRGLVTAESVAEALSDQTALVSVMWANNETGLLQPMKEIAAVCRERGVYLHTDAVQAIGKVPVSVREVPVDFLTFSAHKFHGPKGVGGLYLRKGVVLPPLLHGGEQMGGHRAGTVDVAGLVGMGQAMELAVTALDYENLVVRRLRDKLEDALLRHADVLVIGERDLRTPNTVYASIRGVEGEALIWDLNQAGIAASTGSACASESLEASPILTAIGADRELAHTGVRLSLSRFTTEQEIDTTIAVLDRAIVRLRQLSTSY, from the coding sequence ATGGAACGCATCTACCTTGACAACAACGCCACCACCCTGGTTGATCCGGCGGTGCGCGAGGCGATGGAACCCTTTTATTGCCACATGTATGGCAATCCCAATTCACTGCACAGCTTCGGTATCGAGGTGCGGCCCTATCTCAACCGCGCCATGGAGCAGCTGTATGCCGGCATCGAGGCCGATGACGAAGATAATATCATTGTCAACAGCTGTGCCACCGAGGGCAACAACACGGTGATTCTCGGCATGTACTTCAGCTTGCTGAAGGAAACACGCAAGAAGCGCATCGTTACCACCCAGCTGGAACATCCCAGCATCCGCGAGGCCTGCCGTTTTCTGGAGAATCACGGGGTCAAGGTGACCTATCTGGCGCCGGACAGCAGGGGACTGGTGACGGCCGAGAGTGTGGCCGAAGCCCTGTCCGACCAGACGGCGCTGGTGTCGGTGATGTGGGCCAATAACGAAACCGGCCTGCTTCAGCCGATGAAGGAGATCGCCGCGGTCTGCCGCGAGCGCGGTGTCTATCTGCATACCGACGCCGTACAGGCCATTGGCAAGGTGCCGGTAAGCGTGCGCGAGGTGCCGGTGGATTTTCTGACCTTCAGCGCTCATAAGTTTCACGGTCCCAAGGGCGTCGGCGGTCTTTATCTGCGCAAGGGTGTGGTGCTGCCGCCACTGCTGCACGGTGGCGAGCAGATGGGCGGTCATCGCGCCGGTACCGTGGATGTTGCCGGGCTGGTGGGCATGGGCCAGGCCATGGAGCTGGCGGTGACGGCACTGGATTACGAAAACCTGGTGGTGCGCCGGTTGCGCGATAAGCTGGAGGATGCTCTGCTGCGCCATGCCGATGTGCTGGTGATCGGCGAGCGCGATCTGCGTACGCCGAACACGGTCTACGCCAGCATTCGCGGGGTGGAGGGCGAGGCGCTGATCTGGGACCTGAATCAGGCTGGTATCGCCGCCTCGACGGGCAGTGCCTGCGCCTCGGAGTCTCTGGAGGCCAGCCCGATTCTGACGGCCATCGGTGCCGACCGTGAACTGGCCCATACCGGTGTGCGCCTGAGCCTGTCGCGTTTTACCACCGAGCAGGAAATCGATACGACCATTGCCGTTCTTGACCGCGCCATCGTGCGCCTGCGGCAGCTGTCGACCTCTTACTGA
- a CDS encoding iron-sulfur cluster assembly scaffold protein, giving the protein MAKNDLIGGSLWEQYSAKVAERMNNPRHFGELTAADAQRLGGRLVIANEGAESCGDTVRLYWIVRESDERILAATFKSFGCGTAIASTDMMAEMCIGKTVSEATKITNLDVERALRDTADKAAVPPQKMHCSVMAYEVIKRAAALYRNVDIATLQDKDIVCECARVTLQTIEDAIRINDLHTVEEIADYTKAGAFCKSCVRPGGHEKRELYLVDILARVREEMSRESSPLPPPDAFLEQSVVKQIRAIEAALDNDIRPVLARDGGGIELDDVRRAADGSLLVLVQYKGACKGCAGSVAGTLSFVQQSLQERLSPAIRVQVA; this is encoded by the coding sequence ATGGCGAAAAATGATCTGATCGGCGGCTCTTTGTGGGAGCAGTATTCCGCCAAGGTGGCTGAACGCATGAACAATCCGCGCCATTTCGGCGAACTGACGGCGGCCGATGCCCAGCGTCTGGGGGGGCGGCTGGTGATTGCCAACGAAGGCGCCGAATCCTGTGGCGACACGGTGCGGCTGTACTGGATTGTGCGGGAGAGTGATGAGCGTATCCTGGCGGCCACCTTCAAGTCCTTCGGCTGTGGCACCGCGATTGCCTCGACCGACATGATGGCGGAGATGTGTATCGGCAAGACGGTGAGCGAGGCCACGAAGATCACCAATCTCGATGTCGAGCGCGCCCTGCGCGATACGGCGGACAAAGCGGCCGTTCCGCCGCAGAAGATGCACTGCAGCGTCATGGCCTACGAGGTCATCAAGCGTGCGGCGGCGCTGTATCGCAATGTCGATATTGCCACCCTGCAGGATAAGGACATTGTTTGCGAATGCGCCCGCGTGACCCTGCAGACCATTGAGGACGCCATCCGCATCAACGATCTCCACACGGTGGAAGAAATCGCTGACTACACCAAGGCCGGAGCCTTCTGTAAGTCGTGTGTGCGACCGGGCGGCCATGAAAAACGTGAACTCTATCTGGTGGACATTCTGGCGCGCGTGCGCGAGGAGATGTCGCGTGAAAGCAGTCCCCTGCCGCCGCCTGACGCCTTTCTGGAGCAATCGGTGGTCAAACAGATCCGGGCCATCGAGGCTGCGCTTGATAACGATATCCGGCCGGTGCTGGCGCGTGACGGTGGCGGTATCGAACTGGACGATGTTCGCCGCGCCGCCGACGGCAGTCTGCTGGTGCTGGTGCAGTACAAGGGCGCCTGCAAAGGCTGCGCCGGCAGTGTGGCCGGCACCCTCAGTTTTGTGCAGCAGAGCCTGCAGGAACGCCTGAGCCCGGCCATCCGGGTGCAGGTGGCCTGA
- the def gene encoding peptide deformylase, whose translation MAIRAIRHYPDPVLSQRARPVDCIDAQIRQLVEDMVETMYAAPGVGLAAPQVGVLQRVIVIDCGSKERPELIRAINPQILAQAGECCEEEGCLSVPGYYAHVRRSDWVRVRYQLPDGCWREQEAEGLLAVAFQHEIDHLDGRLFVDRLSSLKKGIFRKKYPRIREQQQEQL comes from the coding sequence ATGGCCATACGTGCCATTCGCCATTATCCTGATCCGGTATTGAGCCAGCGGGCCCGCCCCGTTGACTGCATTGATGCGCAGATCCGTCAGCTGGTTGAAGACATGGTGGAAACCATGTATGCCGCGCCCGGCGTTGGTCTGGCGGCGCCCCAAGTGGGGGTGTTGCAGCGGGTTATTGTGATCGACTGTGGTAGCAAGGAGCGGCCGGAGCTGATCCGGGCCATCAACCCGCAGATTCTGGCCCAGGCCGGTGAATGCTGTGAAGAAGAGGGCTGTCTGTCGGTACCGGGCTATTATGCCCATGTCCGGCGCAGTGACTGGGTGCGGGTGCGCTATCAGCTGCCTGATGGCTGCTGGCGTGAGCAGGAGGCTGAGGGTCTTTTGGCGGTGGCTTTTCAGCACGAAATCGATCATCTCGATGGCCGGTTGTTTGTTGATCGGTTGTCATCGCTGAAAAAAGGCATTTTCCGTAAGAAATATCCACGCATCCGGGAACAACAACAGGAGCAGCTGTGA